A single region of the Theileria annulata chromosome 4, complete sequence, *** SEQUENCING IN PROGRESS *** genome encodes:
- a CDS encoding vacuolar ATP synthase, subunit beta, putative (Tap349h10.p1c.cand.175 - score = 39.11;~SMART pfam:ATP-synt_ab_N (PF02874) at aa 34-100, E()=1.50e-12; pfam:ATP-synT_ab (PF00006) at aa 209-388, E()=2.10e-84; pfam:ATP-synt_ab_C (PF00306) at aa 395-488, E()=2.90e-21), with the protein MDTTSLNKNYAYNEMVRAAKTDFSFEPNLRYRTITGVRGPLVILDKVRFPRYSEIVRINMGDGSTRRGQILEVKGNVAVVQVFEGTAGIDNKSCTVDMTGETLKMGVSEDMLGRVFNGSGFPIDDGPSILPDDYVDVNGYPINPICRMHPREILETGISTIDVMNSIVLGQKIPLFSAAGLPHNEIGAQICRQSRLVDGKDTKDKHPDNFAVVFAAMGVNLETADFFRRDFEQTGAMSRVVLFLNLANDPAVERIITPRYAYTAAEYLAFDREMDVFVILTDMSSYADALREVSAAREEVPGRRGYPGYMYTDLASLYERAGRINGSTGSITQFPILTMPNDDITHPIPDLTGYITEGQIFVDRTLFNKGIYPPINVLPSLSRLMKSGIGAELTREDHPSVSDQLYSDYAIGQDTRAMKAVIGEEALSSDDLLYLEFTDNFENKFLRQGQYERRTIEESLDICWELLRTFPEDMLKKIKTDLVKKYYPRKL; encoded by the coding sequence atgGATACAACTTCTcttaataaaaattatgcCTACAACGAAATGGTTAGGGCTGCAAAAACCGATTTCTCTTTCGAGCCGAACCTCAGGTATCGTACCATTACCGGCGTTAGGGGACCTCTCGTTATTTTGGATAAAGTAAGATTCCCTAGATATTCCGAAATTGTAAGAATTAATATGGGAGATGGTTCTACCAGAAGAGGCCAGATTCTCGAGGTTAAAGGCAACGTAGCAGTCGTTCAGGTGTTCGAAGGCACCGCAGGTATCGATAACAAATCATGTACAGTTGACATGACCGGAGAAACATTGAAAATGGGTGTTTCTGAGGATATGCTTGGAAGAGTTTTTAATGGAAGCGGCTTTCCAATAGACGATGGGCCCTCAATTCTTCCAGACGACTATGTTGATGTCAATGGGTATCCTATAAACCCAATCTGTAGAATGCATCCACGTGAAATACTTGAAACCGGTATTTCTACAATTGATGTGATGAATTCAATTGTTTTGGGCCAGAAAATACCCCTATTTAGCGCTGCAGGCCTACCACACAATGAAATCGGCGCTCAGATCTGTAGACAATCACGTTTAGTTGACGGTAAGGATACCAAGGATAAGCACCCTGACAATTTCGCTGTTGTTTTCGCAGCCATGGGAGTCAATCTTGAAACTGCGGATTTTTTCCGAAGAGATTTCGAGCAAACGGGAGCCATGTCACGTGTAGTTCTGTTCCTGAACCTGGCCAATGACCCAGCAGTCGAGCGAATAATCACACCGAGATACGCATATACAGCAGCTGAATACCTTGCATTTGATAGAGAAATGGACGTTTTCGTAATTTTGACCGACATGTCGTCGTATGCAGATGCACTTAGAGAGGTTTCAGCAGCTAGAGAGGAGGTGCCAGGCCGTAGAGGATACCCAGGATACATGTACACAGATCTAGCTAGTTTGTATGAACGGGCAGGCAGAATAAACGGCTCGACGGGAAGCATAACACAATTTCCTATTTTAACCATGCCGAACGACGATATAACGCACCCGATTCCGGATCTTACTGGCTATATCACAGAGGGGCAGATTTTTGTTGATAGAACTCTGTTTAACAAGGGCATTTACCCGCCAATTAATGTGCTTCCAAGCCTCAGCAGACTAATGAAATCGGGAATCGGCGCTGAACTGACCCGAGAAGACCACCCTAGTGTCAGTGATCAGCTTTACTCTGACTACGCCATAGGCCAGGATACAAGAGCCATGAAAGCTGTTATAGGCGAGGAGGCTCTTTCCTCTGATGATCTTCTTTACCTCGAATTTACTGATAACTTCGAGAATAAGTTCTTGAGGCAGGGCCAGTACGAACGCAGGACCATAGAGGAGTCCCTGGATATCTGCTGGGAGCTACTTCGTACATTTCCCGAAGATATGCTCAAGAAAATCAAGACTGACTTAGTGAAGAAGTACTATCCTAGAAAATTATAG
- a CDS encoding uncharacterized protein (Tap349h10.p1c.C.cand.54 - score = 28.03) produces MKRKLEEESINLIGRTAAERSLDRIYNRQKAELKKLKSKEDDTKTYIAFNKQLPFPEVSNKDNTLKSDPKPTVKSEPTKRTLNEVLDDLRKKHIPNRNKFAKGVALLSKLSNSYFKESYKTETDVTHMDFFSVFNTVNDVFVREFSGIVPKYCLDEKASLSSLTEVIDYLLSLSNKPDSAVVKAQTKDEVKSEQNDRKISAEDKKLNQSLNRYSHKFTLEEVLFLKLLKVSFCYASSLWYENDPFVFHTIVNNLKGFFEDFLSETTNGFVLTDLSRPVGVGFELPTRDELMTLQLKSFVRTLSVVFTFFDMPWSKSSLVPLFSLVYLKRDVFDEADKTRITNWQSHINSNRAKGYKCKSTIYTNYIQIYTYYNNQWNININIILIKLFNV; encoded by the exons atgaAAAGAAAACTTGAGGAGGAatccattaatttaattggTCGAACAGCTGCTGAACGGAGTCTAgatagaatatataataggCAAAAGGCAGAacttaaaaaattaaagtcAAAGGAAGATGATACCAAAACATATATTGCATTTAATAAACAACTTCCATTTCCAGAAGTTTCTAATAAAGATAACACTTTAAAGTCGGATCCTAAACCTACTGTGAAGTCGGAACCGACTAAAAGGACACTCAATGAGGTTCTGGACGATTTGCGTAAAAAACATATCCCAAACAGAAACAAATTCGCTAAAGGAGTCGCTCTACtttctaaattatcaaaCTCTTACTTCAAGGAATCCTACAAAACGGAAACTGACGTCACTCACATGGACTTCTTTAGTGTTTTTAACACAGTTAACGATGTTTTCGTGAGGGAATTTTCAGGAATAGTACCAAAATACTGTTTAGATGAGAAAGCTTCACTCTCTTCCTTAACAGAAGTTATTGATTATCTACTTAGTCTCTCTAACAAGCCAGATTCTGCAGTTGTTAAGGCTCAGACTAAGGACGAGGTAAAGTCTGAGCAAAATGATAGGAAAATCAGTGCtgaagataaaaaattaaaccaAAGCCTCAATAGATACAGCCATAAGTTTACTCTTGAGGAGGTTTTATTCCTAAAGCTTCTAAAAGTCAGCTTCTGCTACGCTTCATCTCTGTGGTATGAAAACGACCCGTTTGTTTTTCATACAATTGTAAATAATCTGAAGGGCTTTTTCGAGGATTTCCTTTCCGAAACAACTAATGGATTCGTTCTAACTGATCTGAGCAGGCCAGTTGGCGTGGGTTTTGAGCTTCCGACCAGAGACGAGCTTATGACTCTACAGCTCAAATCGTTCGTCAGAACGCTTTCAGTTGTTTTCACATTCTTTGACATGCCATGGTCAAAGTCGTCCCTCGTGCCTTTGTTCAGTTTAGTTTATCTAAAACG tgACGTGTTTGACGAAGCCGATAAGACCAGGATAACCAACTGGCAGTCCCACATTAATTCAAATAGGGCCAAAGGCTACAAGTGTAAGTCAACTATCTATACTAActatatacaaatatatacatactATAACAACCAAtggaatataaatataaatataatactCATAAAACTATTCAATGTTTAG